One window of the Lycorma delicatula isolate Av1 chromosome 3, ASM4794821v1, whole genome shotgun sequence genome contains the following:
- the LOC142321324 gene encoding uncharacterized protein LOC142321324, translating into MDWLPQFIYVLILSFCGFSVSDHSRSEREYSEEDWHPLRERPIVSRVVIPIPRVRPPLPPPTYSSRSDSHATKKRLQLEPSPSNKVEVFAPAPPSILGSFSGFGHATVKAREPAHIKKKHPIREQQLSETRPSYTALLLPPPLQDSGKNRFVYSVYPQDEKHAAAYYYEASLRPPPRNIIPPLRSSDLPPNSYFFDSPKTNPGRFQEPNIFHSGFAPSSPGYRTTLSSQPPFETNYQFFSTDFNLRSQPTPVPRPAANVYYNRNPFGDITLSSRQPEVVKPVSEDKPPGKEVFHQLSHLGRPFQSPSLEFSSQRAREPFLTTVSSSIQLKDEKKQKPKYSPGQHFQFTQSDFTPSSHFPGPQQNYFVTETPYAAEIYPLTVKTVDIPSEDDIAKEKLQTSTPSNLFINSHKQISYHDMPEEKLQTSTPSNLFINSHKQISYHDIPEEKLQTSTPSNLFINSHKQISYHDMPEEKLQTSTPSNLFINSHKQISYHDMPVRTHRPHVEVSSYQAIRNESPPFLPTPAADVEPFIKEPDHNEEQFNEIQTSLPPIQNHRFPPHLKPTEESYLDNISTTASKRPSNSLKHRRRRPTRPTEPSLLNTVSTEETNHVHEVDSNIDSSLIPTNAADTPEELPTTTSSTTTRPQRRRKKPYRTRNRGQSNYIQSSTTASTPQVEQFHSTRGFHYQFSTPAATDHPDYTVPNTHVPVNTYTIGQDQYVNTEPVNDYTQTRDELNQDNAIVTQNYISTQLVDETQSSIEDEISEISTPTPAPFRSSTNTPVTIIPSTTTMTTTTTTTTTTVAPETSTSLSTQSSSYRTRMRNKYGNNTRPRFSVKDYRERLNRASTTTQSTRQEEAVDEDIPKVKYSIRTRGNTVHKPSLTAPEGNLNETTTEVYRKYKPRVRYSYKTSTTTTSRPLLQVDSPSTTTERLNTFKPNPNRYKPGTGKYYSRYRTSTESPATEANETTPSTVRTVRTKGVFSAKRRPYPLRTRVEGTNKEDDREVAEETKQYKQTVKTIENEIDPITTVMTKKMDNALTTTIMTSTNTEPVLIGPTGEEISTAQRIADLTSSPSNMYQSNGFRKGVSPSSRRTVPHITLATEDPILPLEAFFQSWSNNKGNNSR; encoded by the coding sequence GTGTTTGCTCCAGCTCCTCCCAGTATTCTTGGATCATTTAGCGGATTCGGACATGCTACTGTAAAAGCAAGAGAGCCTGctcatattaaaaagaaacatccTATTAGAGAGCAACAACTATCCGAAACACGACCGAGCTACACAGCTTTGCTCCTTCCACCTCCACTCCAAGACAGTGGAAAGAATAGGTTTGTGTACAGTGTATATCCACAAGATGAAAAGCATGCAGCCGCTTACTACTATGAGGCTTCACTTCGACCTCCACCACGTAATATTATACCTCCACTTCGTTCCAGTGATCTGCCTCCAAATTCATACTTTTTTGATAGTCCAAAAACTAATCCAGGGCGCTTCCAGGAACCTAATATATTTCATTCCGGATTTGCCCCTTCAAGCCCAGGCTATAGAACTACATTGTCTTCACAACCTCCCTTTGAAacaaattatcagttttttagtACAGATTTCAATCTCAGATCTCAACCAACTCCTGTTCCCAGACCAGCAGCAAATGTATATTACAACAGAAATCCATTTGGGGATATTACATTGAGTTCCAGGCAACCAGAGGTTGTAAAACCAGTTTCTGAAGATAAACCTCCTGGTAAAGAAGTTTTTCATCAACTATCTCACTTAGGAAGACCATTTCAAAGTCCCAGTCTAGAATTTAGCAGCCAAAGAGCAAGAGAACCATTCTTAACAACTGTTTCTTCAAGTATTCAGTTAAAagatgaaaagaaacaaaaacctaAGTATTCTCCTGGCCAACATTTTCAGTTTACACAAAGTGACTTTACACCGAGCAGTCACTTTCCAGGACCACAGCAAAACTATTTTGTTACTGAAACTCCATATGCGGCTGAAATATATCCTCTTACAGTGAAAACTGTTGATATTCCTTCTGAAGATGATATAGCAAAAGAAAAGTTGCAAACATCAACACCcagtaatttgtttataaattcacATAAACAGATATCTTATCATGATATGCCAGAAGAAAAGTTGCAAACATCAACACcaagtaatttgtttataaattcacATAAACAGATATCCTATCATGATATACCAGAAGAAAAGTTGCAAACATCAACACcaagtaatttgtttataaattcacATAAACAGATATCTTATCATGATATGCCAGAAGAAAAGTTGCAAACATCAACACcaagtaatttgtttataaattcacATAAACAGATATCCTATCATGATATGCCAGTTAGAACCCATCGACCTCATGTTGAAGTAAGTTCTTATCAAGCAATAAGAAATGAATCACCGCCATTCCTTCCGACTCCAGCTGCAGATGTTGAACCATTCATAAAAGAACCGGATCATAATGAAgaacaatttaatgaaatacaaacatCACTACCTCCAATTCAAAATCATAGATTTCCACCTCATCTAAAGCCTACTGAAGAATCGTATTTAGATAATATTAGTACAACTGCATCAAAAAGGCcaagtaattcattaaaacatcGTAGACGACGTCCTACACGTCCTACAGAACCATCATTATTGAACACTGTAAGTACTGAAGAAACTAACCATGTTCATGAAGTTGATAGTAACATAGATTCAAGTTTGATACCGACAAATGCAGCTGATACACCAGAAGAATTACCGACAACAACATCTTCCACAACAACACGTccacaaagaagaagaaagaagcctTACAGAACTAGAAATCGTGGACAGTCAAATTACATTCAGTCCTCTACTACAGCATCTACACCACAAGTTGAACAATTTCATAGCACTCGAGGATTCCATTATCAGTTCTCAACTCCAGCAGCAACAGATCATCCAGATTATACGGTACCAAATACTCATGTACCAGTCAACACATACACGATTGGTCAAGATCAGTATGTAAATACGGAACCGGTAAATGATTATACTCAGACAAGAGATGAGTTAAACCAAGATAATGCAATTGTAACACAGAATTATATATCTACACAACTTGTAGATGAAACACAAAGCAGTATTGAAGatgaaatttcagaaataagtacACCTACACCAGCACCATTTAGGAGTAGCACAAATACACCAGTTACCATTATACCATCAACAACAACTatgacaacaacaacaacaacaacaacaacaactgTTGCTCCAGAAACATCAACCAGTCTATCGACACAATCATCAAGTTACAGAACAAGAATGAGAAATAAGTATGGTAATAATACAAGGCCAAGATTTAGCGTTAAAGATTATAGAGAACGTTTGAACAGAGCTTCTACTACAACACAAAGTACAAGACAAGAAGAAGCCGTTGATGAAGATATACCAAAAGTTAAATATTCTATTAGGACTAGAGGAAATACTGTTCACAAGCCATCGTTAACAGCTCctgaaggaaatttaaatgaaacaacaACTGAAGTTTACAGAAAGTATAAACCAAGAGTAAGATATTCATATAAGACATCAACTACTACAACAAGCAGACCACTGCTACAAGTTGATAGTCCATCAACTACAACTGAACGTCTAAATACCTTTAAACCTAATCCAAACAGATATAAACCAGGTACTGGTAAATATTACAGTAGGTACAGAACATCAACCGAATCACCAGCAACAGAAGCAAATGAAACTACGCCTTCAACTGTAAGAACAGTAAGAACAAAAGGTGTATTTTCAGCCAAAAGACGTCCATATCCATTAAGGACTAGAGTAGAAGGAACCAATAAAGAAGATGACAGAGAAGTTGCTgaagaaacaaaacaatataaacaaacggtaaaaacaatagaaaatgaaATAGATCCAATTACAACAGTAATGACAAAGAAAATGGATAATGCTCTGACAACAACAATAATGACAAGTACTAACACAGAACCTGTTTTAATTGGACCGACTGGAGAAGAAATTTCAACGGCACAAAGAATAGCAGATTTAACTTCTTCACCAAGTAATATGTATCAAAGTAATGGATTTAGAAAAGGTGTTTCACCTTCAAGTAGAAGAACCGTTCCACACATTACATTAGCAACTGAAGATCCGATATTACCTTTAGAAGCATTTTTCCAGTCATGGTCTAATAACAAGGGTAATAATTCACGGTAA